Proteins from a genomic interval of Pseudomonas asplenii:
- a CDS encoding winged helix-turn-helix transcriptional regulator encodes MVKRSSLETAECPVARSVGAIGDGWSLLIIRDAFDGIRRFGEFQRNLGLARNILATRLKNLVEHGVLVVAPASDGSAYQEYVLTEKGRGLFNLIIALRQWGEAHFYGPQEPHSVLVDREQGLTLRPLELRAEDGRLLGPDDCRRIPAG; translated from the coding sequence ATGGTCAAACGTTCCAGCCTGGAAACCGCCGAATGCCCGGTGGCCCGCTCGGTGGGTGCCATCGGTGATGGTTGGTCGTTGCTGATCATTCGTGACGCGTTCGATGGTATTCGCCGCTTTGGCGAGTTCCAGCGCAACCTGGGCCTGGCCAGGAACATCCTTGCGACGCGCCTGAAGAATCTGGTCGAGCACGGCGTCCTCGTCGTTGCGCCGGCATCGGATGGCAGTGCGTACCAGGAATATGTGCTGACGGAGAAGGGCCGGGGCCTGTTCAACCTGATCATTGCCCTGCGCCAGTGGGGCGAGGCGCATTTCTATGGGCCGCAGGAGCCGCACTCGGTGCTGGTCGACCGCGAGCAGGGGTTGACGCTCCGGCCGTTGGAGTTGCGCGCCGAGGATGGCCGTTTGCTGGGGCCGGATGACTGCCGGCGGATTCCGGCCGGCTGA
- a CDS encoding cytochrome b, with the protein MSAPLKHFVPLARLLHWLMALMILAMLFIGAGMVASVSARHEWLINLHKPLGIAILALAIVRLGVRFSTRQPALPTDLPGWQVLAAKLSHVLLYALMLILPLLGWAMISAAGDPVMLGSSIRLPALLSADAATFAFLRKAHGYLAYLLFLTVLMHLAAALFHGLIRRDGVLESMVRGKG; encoded by the coding sequence ATGAGCGCCCCATTGAAGCATTTCGTTCCCCTGGCGCGCCTGCTGCACTGGCTGATGGCGCTGATGATCCTGGCGATGCTGTTCATCGGCGCCGGAATGGTGGCGTCGGTGTCGGCGCGACATGAGTGGTTGATCAACCTGCACAAACCGCTGGGGATCGCGATCCTGGCGTTGGCGATCGTTCGGCTGGGCGTACGCTTCAGCACCCGCCAGCCAGCCTTGCCGACCGACCTGCCGGGTTGGCAGGTGCTGGCGGCGAAGCTCTCCCATGTGTTGCTGTACGCGTTGATGCTGATTTTACCGCTGCTGGGTTGGGCGATGATTTCGGCTGCGGGTGATCCGGTGATGCTCGGTAGCTCGATCCGCTTGCCGGCCTTGCTGTCGGCCGATGCCGCGACCTTTGCCTTCTTGCGCAAGGCCCATGGCTACCTGGCCTACCTGCTGTTCCTGACGGTGCTGATGCACCTGGCGGCAGCCTTGTTCCATGGCTTGATTCGCCGCGATGGGGTACTGGAGAGCATGGTGCGGGGCAAGGGCTGA
- a CDS encoding carboxymuconolactone decarboxylase family protein, with amino-acid sequence MNNNDPMAELYREGRKQFIELVPDGGARLDALFHTTPALGELAVGVVYGHLHQRPGLDPRLREAATFAAIVAAGMVGPPLSVHFKTGLASGLAPGEYTELLLQASAFTGFPRAVTTADRLNQLFADAGMTSPPAPAPRAVVLDFCEAVRANRDHFPVSPQVSVLLRPPHHLQATTTAANQVLVESYQKGHPLPRGVLLVRVDGEQIVAVTLYSPA; translated from the coding sequence ATGAACAACAACGACCCGATGGCCGAGCTCTACCGCGAAGGCCGCAAGCAATTCATCGAATTAGTCCCCGACGGCGGCGCCCGCCTCGATGCGCTGTTTCACACCACACCCGCTCTGGGTGAACTGGCCGTCGGCGTGGTCTACGGCCATCTGCACCAGCGCCCCGGCCTCGATCCCCGATTGCGGGAAGCCGCGACCTTCGCCGCCATCGTTGCCGCCGGCATGGTCGGCCCGCCCCTGAGTGTGCATTTCAAGACCGGCCTGGCCTCGGGCCTGGCGCCCGGCGAGTACACCGAGCTGCTGTTGCAGGCCTCGGCCTTCACCGGCTTTCCGCGCGCCGTGACCACCGCCGACCGGCTCAACCAGTTGTTCGCCGATGCCGGGATGACTTCGCCACCAGCACCGGCGCCGCGTGCCGTGGTACTGGATTTCTGCGAGGCGGTTCGGGCCAACCGAGACCACTTTCCGGTCTCGCCCCAGGTGAGTGTGCTGCTGCGCCCGCCCCATCACCTGCAGGCCACCACCACGGCGGCGAATCAGGTGCTGGTGGAGAGTTACCAGAAAGGTCATCCGCTGCCACGGGGTGTACTGCTGGTGCGCGTCGACGGCGAGCAGATCGTCGCCGTGACGCTGTACAGTCCCGCCTAG
- a CDS encoding MFS transporter — MTVLLFAIACGLSVGNVYYAQPLLDAMAETFAMDHATVGIVVSLSQVGYGLGLLLLVPLGDLLNRRRLIVGQMLLSVLALLLAALAPSSHWLLLGMSLIGLLAVVTQTLVAYAAQLATPGERGQVVGSVTSGIVVGLLLARTVAGGMADLAGWRSVYLLSAALTLLMAMALWQVLPRHETPKPRQGYGTLIASLFGLFREEKILRDRAVLTMLIFAAGTVLWTPLVLPLSAPPLSLSHTGIGLFGLAGAASALGAARAGHWADRGRAQWVSGLALTMMLLSWLPIAFIQSSLWALLLGVIILDLGLQAVHVTSQALIYSVRPQAQSRLAAGYMLFYSVGSASGALGATAMYAWAGWTGVCLLGAGISATALVYWGWSLKVVKPR; from the coding sequence ATGACGGTCCTGCTGTTCGCCATCGCCTGCGGGCTGTCGGTGGGTAATGTGTATTACGCCCAGCCGCTGCTGGATGCCATGGCCGAGACCTTCGCCATGGACCACGCCACCGTGGGCATCGTGGTCAGCTTGAGCCAGGTCGGTTATGGCCTGGGCCTGCTGTTGCTGGTGCCGCTCGGCGACCTGCTCAACCGTCGGCGGCTGATCGTCGGCCAGATGCTGCTGTCGGTGCTGGCCCTGCTGCTCGCCGCCCTGGCCCCCAGCAGCCACTGGTTGCTGCTGGGCATGAGCCTGATCGGCCTGTTGGCGGTGGTGACCCAGACTTTGGTGGCCTACGCGGCGCAACTGGCGACTCCAGGCGAACGTGGCCAGGTCGTCGGCAGTGTCACCAGTGGCATCGTCGTCGGCCTGCTGCTGGCGCGCACCGTCGCCGGGGGCATGGCCGACCTGGCCGGCTGGCGTTCGGTCTACCTGCTGTCGGCGGCGCTGACGCTGCTCATGGCAATGGCGCTCTGGCAGGTATTGCCCCGCCATGAGACGCCCAAGCCACGGCAGGGCTATGGCACGCTGATCGCCTCACTGTTCGGGTTGTTCCGAGAGGAAAAAATCCTGCGCGACCGGGCGGTGCTGACGATGCTGATCTTTGCCGCCGGGACCGTACTGTGGACGCCGTTGGTATTGCCATTGAGCGCCCCGCCGCTGTCGCTTTCGCATACCGGGATCGGCCTGTTCGGCCTGGCTGGAGCCGCCAGCGCACTGGGTGCGGCACGCGCCGGCCATTGGGCGGACCGGGGCCGTGCGCAATGGGTCAGCGGCCTGGCGCTGACGATGATGCTGCTGTCCTGGTTGCCGATTGCCTTTATCCAATCCTCGCTGTGGGCCCTGCTGCTTGGGGTGATCATCCTCGACCTGGGCCTGCAGGCGGTGCACGTGACCAGCCAGGCGCTGATCTACAGCGTCCGGCCCCAGGCGCAGAGCCGCTTGGCGGCGGGCTACATGCTGTTCTATTCGGTGGGGAGTGCCAGTGGCGCCTTGGGTGCCACGGCGATGTATGCGTGGGCCGGGTGGACGGGGGTCTGCCTGCTGGGGGCGGGGATCAGCGCCACGGCCCTGGTGTACTGGGGGTGGTCGCTGAAAGTGGTGAAACCGCGTTGA
- a CDS encoding MFS transporter: protein MNHTPDPSASAEHASLLAVAVAKVKRHVLPLFVIMFIVNYIDRVNIGFVRTHLEHDLGIGAAAYGFGAGLFFIGYALFEVPSNILLQKVGARLWLTRIMFTWGLVATAMAFVQNETHFYILRFLLGIAEAGFFPGVIYYFTRWLPGVERGKAIAIFLSGSALASLISGPLSGALLQIEGLDWHGWQWMFIIEGLASVVLCGFTWFWLDSTPRDAQWLNRAEQDVLVQAIDDEQRAREASMPVKPSIWSLLKDRQILLFCLLYFCIQLTIYAATFWLPSIIKKMGDLSDVQVGFFNSIPWLISIIAMYAFAAASGKWKYQQAWVATALLVAAVGMFMSTTGGPVFAFVAVCFAAIGFKSASSLFWPIPQAYLDARIAAAVIALINSIGNLGGFVAPATFGLLEQKTGSIQGGLYGLAATSVIAAILVFYARTQPAPGQRLPESVDPALNSSR, encoded by the coding sequence GTGAACCACACCCCCGATCCGTCCGCATCAGCGGAACACGCTTCATTGCTGGCCGTTGCCGTGGCGAAGGTCAAGCGCCATGTCCTGCCGCTGTTCGTCATCATGTTCATCGTCAATTACATCGACCGGGTCAACATCGGCTTCGTCCGCACGCACCTGGAGCACGACTTGGGCATCGGCGCCGCCGCCTATGGGTTTGGTGCCGGGTTGTTCTTCATCGGTTATGCCCTGTTCGAGGTGCCTTCCAACATCCTCTTGCAGAAGGTCGGGGCGCGGCTCTGGCTGACCCGTATCATGTTCACCTGGGGGCTGGTCGCCACGGCCATGGCCTTCGTCCAGAACGAAACCCATTTCTACATCCTGCGTTTTCTGCTCGGGATCGCCGAGGCCGGGTTTTTCCCGGGGGTGATCTATTACTTCACGCGCTGGTTGCCGGGGGTGGAGCGGGGCAAGGCCATCGCGATCTTCCTCAGTGGTTCGGCACTGGCCTCGCTGATTTCCGGGCCGCTGTCCGGCGCCCTGTTGCAGATCGAGGGACTGGACTGGCACGGCTGGCAGTGGATGTTCATCATCGAGGGATTGGCGTCGGTGGTGCTCTGCGGCTTCACCTGGTTCTGGCTCGATTCCACGCCGCGCGACGCTCAATGGCTGAACCGTGCCGAACAGGATGTGCTGGTGCAGGCGATCGACGACGAGCAGCGTGCCCGCGAGGCCTCGATGCCGGTCAAGCCGTCGATCTGGAGCCTGCTCAAGGACCGGCAGATCCTGCTGTTCTGCCTGCTGTATTTCTGCATCCAACTGACGATCTATGCCGCGACCTTCTGGCTGCCGAGCATCATCAAGAAGATGGGGGATCTGAGCGACGTGCAGGTGGGTTTCTTCAATTCCATTCCCTGGCTGATCTCGATCATCGCCATGTACGCCTTCGCGGCAGCCTCGGGCAAATGGAAATACCAACAGGCGTGGGTCGCCACGGCGCTGCTGGTGGCAGCGGTCGGGATGTTCATGTCCACCACCGGCGGGCCGGTGTTTGCCTTCGTCGCGGTGTGTTTCGCGGCCATCGGGTTCAAGTCCGCCTCATCGCTGTTCTGGCCGATTCCCCAGGCTTATCTGGATGCGCGCATTGCGGCGGCGGTGATCGCCCTGATCAACTCCATCGGCAACCTCGGTGGCTTCGTCGCCCCGGCCACCTTCGGTCTGCTGGAACAAAAGACCGGCTCGATCCAGGGCGGCCTCTATGGCCTGGCGGCGACCTCGGTCATCGCGGCCATTCTGGTGTTCTATGCCCGCACCCAGCCCGCCCCCGGGCAACGCCTGCCGGAGAGCGTCGACCCGGCACTGAACTCATCCCGTTGA
- the gudD gene encoding glucarate dehydratase: protein MNAQTLGTAGQTPVISGFQVIPVAGHDSMLLNLSGAHGPFFTRNIVIITDSSGRTGVGEVPGGERIRATLEDARGLLLGQSIGNYQKLLNQVRQTFADRDAGGRGQQTFDLRITIHAVTALEAALLDLLGQFLGVPVAALLGEGQQRDAVKVLGYLFYIGDRQRTNLAYRNEAEAEDAWFRLRHEEAMTPQAIVRLAEAAQARYGFNDFKLKGGVLDGAREIEAVTALAERFPQARITLDPNGAWSLKQAIALCRDQHQVLAYAEDPCGAENGYSGREVMAEFRRATGLPTATNMIATDWREMGHAIQLQAVDIPLADPHFWTMQGSVRVAQMCHEWGLTWGSHSNNHFDISLAMFTHVAAAAPGEITAIDTHWIWQDGQGLTREPLQIVDGFIQVPQKPGLGIELDMDAVARAHECYRNMGLGARDDSVAMQFLIPGWSFDNKRPCLVR, encoded by the coding sequence ATGAATGCACAGACGCTCGGCACTGCCGGCCAAACCCCGGTCATCAGCGGCTTTCAGGTCATCCCGGTGGCCGGCCATGACAGCATGCTGCTCAATCTGAGTGGCGCCCACGGTCCGTTCTTCACCCGCAACATCGTCATCATCACCGACAGCAGTGGCCGCACCGGCGTCGGTGAAGTGCCGGGCGGCGAGCGGATTCGCGCGACGCTGGAGGACGCCCGTGGCCTGCTGCTGGGCCAGTCCATCGGTAACTACCAGAAACTGCTCAACCAGGTCCGCCAGACCTTTGCCGATCGCGATGCCGGCGGCCGTGGGCAACAGACCTTCGACCTGCGTATCACCATCCATGCGGTGACCGCGCTGGAGGCGGCATTGCTCGATCTGCTCGGCCAGTTCCTCGGGGTGCCGGTGGCTGCATTGCTCGGTGAAGGCCAGCAGCGCGATGCGGTCAAGGTGCTCGGCTACCTGTTCTACATCGGCGACCGGCAGCGGACCAACCTGGCCTACCGCAATGAGGCCGAAGCCGAGGATGCCTGGTTCCGCCTGCGTCACGAAGAGGCGATGACGCCGCAGGCGATTGTCCGTCTGGCCGAGGCTGCCCAGGCGCGTTATGGCTTCAATGACTTCAAGCTCAAGGGCGGCGTGCTCGACGGTGCGCGCGAGATAGAAGCGGTGACCGCTCTGGCAGAGCGGTTTCCCCAGGCGCGCATTACCCTTGATCCGAATGGCGCCTGGTCGCTCAAGCAAGCGATTGCCCTGTGCCGTGACCAGCATCAGGTATTGGCCTATGCCGAGGACCCTTGCGGTGCCGAAAACGGTTATTCGGGGCGTGAGGTCATGGCCGAATTCCGCCGTGCCACGGGACTGCCGACGGCGACCAACATGATCGCCACCGACTGGCGGGAAATGGGCCATGCGATCCAGTTGCAGGCGGTCGATATTCCCCTGGCCGACCCGCATTTCTGGACCATGCAGGGCTCGGTCCGGGTGGCGCAGATGTGCCATGAATGGGGCCTGACCTGGGGATCGCATTCGAACAACCACTTCGACATCTCTCTGGCGATGTTCACCCATGTTGCGGCGGCGGCACCGGGCGAGATCACCGCCATCGACACCCACTGGATCTGGCAGGACGGCCAGGGTCTGACCCGCGAGCCGTTGCAGATCGTCGACGGTTTCATCCAGGTGCCGCAGAAGCCGGGACTGGGGATCGAGCTGGACATGGACGCAGTGGCCCGCGCCCATGAGTGCTACCGCAACATGGGCCTCGGCGCCCGGGACGACAGCGTGGCGATGCAATTCCTGATTCCGGGCTGGTCGTTCGATAACAAGCGGCCCTGCCTGGTGCGCTGA
- the uvrB gene encoding excinuclease ABC subunit UvrB, producing MSQFQLVTRFQPAGDQPEAIRQMVEGIEAGLAHQTLLGVTGSGKTFSIANVIAQVQRPTLVLAPNKTLAAQLYGEFKSFFPNNAVEYFVSYYDYYQPEAYVPSSDTFIEKDASINDHIEQMRLSATKALLERKDAIIVTTVSCIYGLGSPETYLKMVLHVDRGDKLDQRALLRRLADLQYTRNDMDFARATFRVRGDVIDIYPAESDLEAIRIELFDDEVESLSAFDPLTGEVIRKLPRFTFYPKSHYVTPRETLLEAVDGIKEELQERLEYLRSNNKLVEAQRLEQRTRFDLEMILELGYCNGIENYSRYLSGRDSGAPPPTLYDYLPADALLVIDESHVSVPQVGAMYKGDRSRKETLVEYGFRLPSALDNRPMRFDEWEAVSPQTIFVSATPGNYEAEHAGRVVEQVVRPTGLVDPQIEVRPALTQVDDLLSEINKRVAIEERVLVTTLTKRMAEDLTDYLADHGVRVRYLHSDIDTVERVEIIRDLRLGTFDVLVGINLLREGLDMPEVSLVAILDADKEGFLRSERSLIQTIGRAARNLNGRAILYADNMTGSMQRAIGETERRRNKQIAFNEANGITPKGVFKDVADIMEGATVPGSRSKKRKGMAKAAEENARYENELRSPSEITKRIRQLEEKMYQLARDLEFEAAAQMRDEIAKLRERLLNV from the coding sequence ATGTCCCAATTCCAGCTCGTCACCCGCTTCCAGCCCGCCGGCGACCAGCCCGAGGCAATCCGCCAGATGGTCGAAGGCATCGAGGCAGGACTGGCCCACCAGACGCTGCTCGGGGTGACCGGCTCGGGCAAGACCTTCAGCATCGCCAACGTGATCGCCCAGGTCCAGCGCCCCACCCTGGTGCTGGCACCGAACAAGACCCTCGCCGCGCAGCTGTACGGCGAATTCAAGTCGTTCTTCCCGAACAACGCTGTCGAGTACTTCGTTTCCTACTACGACTACTATCAGCCGGAAGCCTACGTGCCCTCCTCCGATACGTTCATCGAGAAGGACGCATCGATCAACGACCATATCGAGCAGATGCGCCTGTCGGCGACCAAGGCCCTGCTCGAACGCAAGGACGCCATCATCGTCACCACGGTGTCCTGCATCTATGGCCTGGGCAGCCCGGAGACCTACCTGAAGATGGTCCTGCACGTGGACCGCGGCGACAAACTCGACCAGCGCGCCCTGCTGCGCCGCCTGGCTGACCTGCAGTACACCCGCAACGACATGGACTTCGCCCGCGCCACCTTCCGGGTGCGCGGCGATGTGATCGACATCTACCCGGCCGAATCCGACCTCGAGGCGATCCGCATCGAACTGTTCGATGACGAAGTCGAAAGCCTGTCGGCCTTCGACCCGCTGACCGGCGAAGTGATCCGCAAGCTGCCGCGTTTCACCTTCTACCCCAAGAGCCACTATGTGACACCCCGGGAAACCCTGCTCGAAGCGGTCGATGGGATCAAGGAGGAACTGCAGGAACGCCTCGAGTACCTGCGCAGCAATAACAAGCTGGTGGAGGCCCAGCGGCTGGAGCAACGCACCCGCTTCGATCTGGAGATGATCCTCGAACTGGGTTACTGCAACGGTATCGAAAACTACTCGCGCTACCTCTCCGGACGGGACTCCGGCGCCCCGCCGCCGACCCTCTACGACTATCTGCCGGCCGACGCCTTGCTGGTGATCGACGAGTCCCACGTCAGCGTTCCGCAGGTCGGCGCGATGTACAAGGGCGACCGCTCGCGCAAGGAAACCCTAGTGGAATACGGCTTCCGCCTGCCCTCGGCGCTGGACAACCGGCCCATGCGTTTCGATGAATGGGAAGCAGTGAGCCCGCAAACCATTTTCGTCTCGGCAACGCCCGGCAACTACGAGGCCGAACACGCCGGTCGGGTGGTCGAACAGGTGGTCCGCCCCACCGGTCTGGTGGACCCGCAGATCGAGGTCCGGCCGGCGCTGACCCAGGTCGACGACCTACTCTCGGAAATCAACAAGCGGGTGGCGATCGAGGAACGCGTGCTGGTCACCACCCTGACCAAGCGCATGGCCGAAGACCTGACCGACTACCTCGCCGACCACGGCGTCCGGGTGCGCTACCTGCACTCGGACATCGACACCGTGGAACGGGTGGAAATCATCCGCGACCTGCGCCTGGGTACTTTCGATGTGCTGGTGGGCATCAACCTGCTGCGCGAAGGCCTGGACATGCCCGAAGTATCGCTGGTGGCGATTCTCGACGCGGACAAGGAAGGTTTCCTGCGCTCCGAACGTTCGCTGATCCAGACCATCGGCCGCGCCGCGCGTAACCTCAACGGTCGCGCGATTCTCTACGCCGACAACATGACCGGTTCGATGCAACGGGCGATTGGCGAAACCGAACGGCGTCGTAACAAGCAGATCGCCTTTAACGAAGCCAACGGCATCACCCCCAAGGGCGTGTTCAAGGATGTCGCCGATATCATGGAAGGCGCCACCGTGCCCGGTTCGCGCAGCAAGAAGCGCAAGGGCATGGCCAAGGCCGCCGAGGAAAACGCCCGCTACGAAAACGAACTGCGCTCGCCGAGCGAGATCACCAAACGCATTCGCCAACTGGAAGAAAAGATGTACCAACTGGCCCGCGATCTGGAGTTCGAGGCAGCCGCACAGATGCGCGACGAAATCGCCAAGCTGCGTGAGCGCCTGTTGAACGTCTAG
- a CDS encoding diaminopimelate epimerase: MATFYDARGNIYAVASPDELRGLGLEVPADAAQAALRRRDWSLAAVEALCGWAGEEPGRGGKHHRSDGLLVGPFQSSAPFDLLIVNTDGTLAERSGNGLTIFSQALSEQGLLSAQGSSLLRVHHDQPGGVSPVATVVEPAQVEGQPGFWLALGTPQFGPAAVAAFGTGDSELNGRPLSRVAPLVRLNDAWQHSQFVRVGNPHCVTLVETVSALPSNAQMLETLLESGLTAIAFAAPVGEGEPCPAGINLQWATLQAPGHLQARVFERGEGPTASSGTSASAVACAAWRVGWVDAGEVRVEMPGGTAPIRLVEQAGELQSVHLFGAARRQV; encoded by the coding sequence ATGGCGACGTTTTATGATGCGCGCGGGAATATCTATGCGGTGGCGAGCCCGGACGAACTGCGTGGCCTCGGGCTTGAGGTGCCGGCGGATGCCGCACAGGCGGCGTTGCGCCGTCGCGACTGGTCCCTCGCGGCGGTCGAGGCACTTTGCGGTTGGGCCGGGGAGGAGCCGGGGCGAGGCGGCAAGCACCACCGCTCCGATGGGTTGCTGGTCGGGCCGTTCCAGTCGTCGGCGCCGTTCGACCTGTTGATCGTCAATACCGATGGCACCCTGGCCGAGCGCAGTGGCAACGGCCTGACGATCTTTTCCCAGGCATTGAGTGAGCAGGGGCTGCTATCGGCGCAGGGCAGCAGCCTGTTGCGGGTCCATCACGATCAGCCGGGTGGCGTTTCTCCCGTCGCCACGGTGGTGGAGCCAGCGCAGGTCGAGGGGCAGCCGGGATTCTGGCTGGCACTGGGCACGCCGCAGTTCGGTCCCGCAGCGGTTGCCGCCTTCGGCACCGGGGACAGCGAATTGAATGGACGCCCACTGAGTCGTGTGGCCCCTCTGGTGCGCTTGAATGACGCCTGGCAACACAGCCAATTCGTAAGGGTCGGCAATCCTCATTGCGTGACCCTGGTCGAGACTGTTTCGGCATTGCCGAGCAACGCGCAGATGCTGGAGACGCTATTGGAATCGGGGTTGACCGCGATTGCCTTTGCAGCGCCAGTGGGCGAAGGCGAGCCCTGTCCGGCCGGGATCAATCTGCAGTGGGCGACGCTTCAGGCGCCGGGGCATCTGCAGGCGCGGGTGTTCGAGCGGGGCGAAGGGCCGACGGCTTCGTCGGGTACCAGTGCCAGCGCGGTGGCCTGCGCCGCGTGGCGGGTCGGTTGGGTCGACGCCGGCGAGGTTCGGGTCGAAATGCCGGGAGGTACCGCGCCGATTCGCCTGGTGGAGCAGGCGGGTGAACTGCAGAGTGTCCACCTGTTTGGTGCTGCCCGGCGCCAGGTCTGA
- a CDS encoding FadR/GntR family transcriptional regulator: MSIDRDLSTPLRRKRTPNLATDLVNHLTQRIRLGELKPGEKLPSESAIIREHKVSRTVVREAISKLQAAGWVETHHGVGSFVLERQEGQGLRLSADTALSVRGILELRLGLETQAVALAARRRTDEHLRQMRETLDEYQSLLANNDSCVAADQRFHLLIAEATGNPYFVEILLHLGNSMIPRTQVQAAERGDTDLAPLGQLANQEHEAILAAIRRQDADAARAAMWTHLSNSQERFASE, encoded by the coding sequence ATGAGCATTGACCGCGACCTCTCCACGCCGTTACGCCGCAAGCGCACGCCCAACCTGGCCACCGACCTGGTCAATCACCTGACCCAGCGGATTCGTCTGGGCGAATTGAAACCGGGCGAAAAACTGCCGTCGGAAAGCGCCATCATCCGCGAGCACAAAGTCAGTCGTACGGTGGTTCGCGAAGCGATTTCCAAGTTGCAGGCCGCCGGCTGGGTCGAAACCCATCACGGCGTCGGCAGCTTCGTGCTGGAGCGCCAGGAAGGTCAGGGGCTGCGCCTGAGCGCCGACACGGCGTTGAGCGTGCGGGGCATTCTCGAACTGCGCCTGGGCCTGGAAACCCAGGCCGTCGCCCTGGCGGCCCGGCGGCGCACCGATGAACACCTGCGACAGATGCGCGAGACCCTGGACGAATACCAGAGCCTATTGGCCAACAACGACAGTTGCGTCGCTGCCGACCAGCGCTTTCACCTGTTGATCGCCGAGGCCACCGGCAACCCGTATTTCGTCGAGATCCTGTTGCACCTGGGCAATTCGATGATCCCGCGTACCCAGGTACAAGCCGCCGAACGTGGCGACACCGATCTGGCACCGTTGGGGCAGTTGGCCAATCAGGAGCATGAAGCGATTCTCGCAGCGATTCGCCGCCAGGATGCCGATGCGGCACGCGCAGCGATGTGGACGCACCTGAGCAACAGCCAGGAACGTTTCGCCAGCGAGTGA
- a CDS encoding catalase family peroxidase yields the protein MVDHTPPPLSGTSKVLRLSAIAVVVAALAGAFGYVSGRLDPQRLTPGRIVDTLEHNSGHYPGLRRNHAKGVCVAGYFESSNEARPYSIAKVFSEGSVPVEGRFALPGGNPYAPDSSVPIRSLGLRFILANGQQWRTGMNSMPVFPVSTPQAFYEQLKAAAPDPATGKPNPAAMAAFFAAHPETGPFLQWVKTAKPSASYATESYNALNAFYLVNAAGQRQAVRWGFVPVSQDEPGAVAPAGADFLEKDLVQRLAAGPLKWQLRMTLANPGDPIDDASKAWTGEHKVLNAGTLVLESTQPQDSGDCRDINYDPLVLPSGIEASADPLLAARSAAYASSYLRRTSEVGQLPTAHAQQESRP from the coding sequence ATGGTAGATCACACCCCACCGCCTCTGAGCGGTACCAGCAAGGTCTTGCGCCTGTCCGCTATCGCCGTGGTGGTCGCGGCACTGGCCGGTGCTTTCGGTTATGTCAGTGGCCGGCTCGATCCGCAGCGCCTGACGCCCGGACGTATCGTCGATACGCTGGAGCACAACAGCGGCCATTATCCGGGGCTCAGGCGCAACCATGCCAAGGGTGTCTGCGTCGCCGGTTATTTCGAGAGCAGCAATGAGGCTCGTCCATACTCCATCGCCAAGGTTTTCTCGGAAGGCAGCGTGCCGGTGGAAGGGCGATTTGCCCTGCCGGGCGGCAATCCCTATGCACCGGACAGCAGTGTGCCGATCCGCAGTCTGGGGCTGCGTTTCATCCTCGCCAACGGCCAGCAATGGCGAACCGGGATGAACAGCATGCCGGTGTTCCCGGTGAGCACGCCGCAAGCATTCTACGAGCAGCTCAAGGCTGCCGCCCCGGACCCGGCAACCGGCAAGCCGAACCCGGCGGCGATGGCCGCATTCTTTGCCGCGCATCCGGAAACCGGCCCGTTCCTGCAGTGGGTCAAGACCGCCAAGCCATCGGCCAGCTACGCCACCGAAAGCTACAACGCACTGAATGCCTTCTACCTGGTCAATGCTGCGGGCCAGCGCCAGGCGGTACGCTGGGGCTTCGTCCCGGTGAGCCAGGATGAACCGGGGGCCGTGGCGCCGGCCGGTGCCGATTTCCTGGAAAAGGACTTGGTGCAGCGCCTGGCGGCCGGGCCGCTGAAATGGCAGTTGCGTATGACCCTGGCCAATCCTGGCGATCCGATCGACGACGCGAGCAAGGCCTGGACCGGCGAGCACAAGGTGCTCAACGCCGGCACCCTGGTGCTGGAGAGCACGCAACCGCAGGACAGCGGCGATTGCCGTGACATCAACTACGATCCACTGGTTCTGCCCAGTGGCATCGAGGCTTCGGCCGACCCGTTGCTGGCGGCGCGTTCGGCGGCGTATGCCAGTTCCTACCTGCGTCGCACCAGTGAGGTTGGCCAATTGCCCACCGCTCACGCCCAACAGGAGTCCCGCCCATGA